In the Rubrivivax gelatinosus IL144 genome, GCGTCGGCGGCCTACCTGACGGTGTCGCTGGTGCTGACGGCGCTGGCCGCGGTCGTGCAGCGCCGCTGGCCGGCGCGCCAGGCCTGAAGGGAAGGGCGCGATGCTGGACCTGATCCGCGACTACTGGCTGTACTTCCTGATCGGCCAGTACCCCCAGGGCCCGCTCGGCGGCCTGGCGCTGACGCTGGCGCTCGCGGCGCTGGCGCTCGTGCTGGCGCTGCCGCTGGGCGTGGTGCTCGGCGTCGCGCGCGTGAGCCCGCTGCGCTGGCTGCGCTGGCCGGTCACGGCGCTGGTGCACACGGTGCGCGGGCTGCCGCTGCTGATGGTGATCTTCTGGGCCTACTTCTTCCTGCCGGCCGTCACCGGGCACAAGACCGAGCAGTTCGGCACGATGCTCGCCGCGCTGGTGATCTTCGACGCCGTCTACCTCGCCGAGGTCGTGCGCGCCGGGCTGCAGGGCGTGCCGCACGGGCAGTTCGAGGCGGCGCGCTCGCTGGGTTTCGGCTACCTCGGCGCGATGCGGCTCGTCGTGCTACCGCAGGCGCTGCGCGCGATGCTGCCTTCGCTGGTCAACCAGTTCGTCGCGACGATCAAGGAGACCTCGCTGGGCTACATCATCGGCTTGAACGAGATCTCGTTCATCGCCGCACAGGTCAACGCCCAGGTCTTCACGCGCGCGGCCGAGGTCTACGGCCTGCTCGCCGCCACCTACTTCGTCCTCTGCTTCGGCCTGTCGCGGCTGGCCTGGGCGCTCGAGCGACGGCTCGCGCGCGGCCGTGCCCCGGGCCGCGTCACGCCATGATCCGCATCGAGAAGGTCAACAAGTGGTACGGCCGCTACCGCGCGCTCGTCGACGTCGACGAGCAGGTGGCGCGCGGCGAGGTCGTCGTCGTCTGCGGCCCTTCGGGCTCGGGCAAGTCGACGCTGATCCGCACGCTCAACCGCCTGGAGCCGATCGCCAGCGGCCGCATCCTCATCGACGGCCAGGACGTGCACCGGCGCGGCCAGGACGTCAACACGCTGCGCTCGCGCATCGGCTTCGTCTTCCAGCAGTTCAACCTGTTCCCGCACCTGACGGCGCTGCAGAACTGCACGCTGGCGCCGGTGAAGCTGCTCGGGCGCACGCCGGCCGAGGCGCGCGACGAGGCGCTGGCGCTGCTGGCGCGCGTGGGCGTCGCGCACAAGGCCGAGGCCTACCCGGCCCAGCTCTCGGGCGGCCAGCAGCAGCGCGTGGCGATCGCGCGGGCGCTGGCGATGCGCCCGCCGCTGATGCTGTTCGACGAGCCGACCAGCGCACTCGACCCGGAGATGGTCGGCGAGGTGCTGGCCGTGATGCGCGGCCTGGCGCGCGACGGCATGACCATGGTCTGCGTGACCCACGAGATGGGCTTCGCGCGCGAGGTTGCCGACCGGGTGCTGTTCATGAACGAAGGCCAGGTGCTGGAGCGCTCGAGGCCCGAGGAGTTCTTCAGCCAGCCGCGGCATCCGCGGGCGCGCAAGTTCATCGCCGACCTGCGGGCGCCGAACGAGCTGCGCGCCGTCGACTGAGCCTGCCGGCGCGGGGGCATTTGTTCATCTGAAGACCGTCGTTCCGCACGGCGCAGCTCGCCGCTAGCGTGCACGCGTCCCATCACCCGACCCTGGACGATTTCATGTCTTTTGCTTCCCGACGCCGACCGCGACTGCAGAACGTGGCGGCGCGCATCTCTCTGGCCTTCGCCGGCCTCGTGCTCGCCGCCGGCGCCGACGCCCGCGTCACGCGGCTCGAACTGGTCTCGGTTCAGCCGGCCTTCGAAGGCCGCAGTTTCGGCTCCGCCGGCCGCTACGAACACGTCGTGGCACGCGCGTATTACGCGGTGGCGCCCGGCGACGCGAAGAACGCCGGCATCGTCGACCTCGACGCGGCGCCGCGCAACGCGCAGGGCGAAGTCGAGTTCAGCGCCGACGTCGAGATCCTGCGCCCGCGCGAAGGCGCGCGCGGCAACGGCCGCCTGCTCTACGACGTGCCCAACCGCGGCGGCAAGCTCGGCCTGGCGCTGTTCAACGACGCGCCGTACACGAACAGCGTCGCCAAGGCCGCCGACGCAGGCAACGGCCATGTGTTCGAGCAGGGCTACACCGTCGTCTGGAGCGCCTGGCAGCCCGACGTGCAGGCCGGCAACGGCCGCTTGCTGCTGCGGCTGCCGGTGGTGCCCGACAGCCGCGGCCTCAGCCGCGAGGAAGCCATCTTCGACGGCACGGCGAACCCGGTCACGGTGGATCTGACTTACCCCGCCGCGAACCCGGACCCGTCCGCGGCGCGCCTGAGCGTGCGCAACAACGAGGCCGACCCGCGCAGCGCGCCGGCCGACCTGCGCTGGCGCTACCTGTCGCCGACGCGCATCGAGATCACGCGGCCCGAAGGCTTCCATCTCGGCGCGATCTACGAGTTCGTCTACCCGGCGCGCGACAGCACCGTCGCCGGCCTGGGCTTCGCCGCGGTGCGGGACCTGGTGTCCTACCTGCGCGAGGGTGGCGCCGCCGGCAACGCGCCGGCCGCCGGGCAGCCGATCCGCCGGGCCTATGCCTTCGGCTTCTCGCAGAGCGGCCGCTTCCTGCGCAGCTTCGTGCACGAGGGCTTCAACGTCGACGAGTCCGAGCGCAGCGTGTTCGACGGCGTGTTCGTGCACGCCGCCGGCGCCCGCGGCGTGATCCTGAACCAGCGCTTCGCGCAGCCGGGCCGCTACTCCCGCGAGCACGAGGATCACCTCTACCCGGCCGACCAGTTCCCCTTCGCCTGGGCCGAGACGCAAGACCCGGTCAGCGGGCGCCGCGACGGCCTGCTGCGCAGCCAGGGCGGCCTGCCCAAGGTGGTCCAGACCGACACGGCGCTGGAGGTCTGGCAGGGGCGCGCCTCGCTGCTGGCGAGCGACGGCGCCGGGCAGCCGGTGCCCATCCCGGCCGACGTGCGCCACTACCTGCTGGCCGGCCTGCCGCACTTCCCGGTGGTCGGCCAGGCTTCGACCATCAGCCCGGTCTGCCAGTACCCGACCAACACCGTGTTCCCCGGCGCAACGCTGCGTGCGCTGCTGCGCGACCTCGACGAGTGGGTCGCCGGCGTGCAGGCCCCGCCGGCCAGCCGCTTCCCGGACGCCGCCAAGGGCCAGTGGCGTTCGCCCGACGAGGTCCCGCCGGCCCTGTCGGCGGTACCGGGCTTCACCTGGACCGGCGTCATCAACCGCCTCACGGCCGTCGACCAGAGCGTCGTGCCGCCGCGGGAGGGCCAGCCGTACGCGGTGCGCGTGCCGCGTGTCGACGACGCCGGCCACGAGATCGACGCCATCCGCCTGCCGATCGTCGAGGCGCCGCGTGCGACCTACCTGGGCTGGAACACGCGCCGCTACGGCTACGGCGCGCCCCACCTCTGCGGCCTGGCCGGCAGCCGGCTGCCGCTGGCGGCCACCCGTGCCGAACGGGAGAAAAGCGGCGACCGGCGACCCTCCATCGAGGAGCGCTACCCGACGCCGGCCGACTACCTGAACCGGGTGCGCGCTTCGGCGGAGAAGCTGGTGCAGCAGCGCCTGCTGCTGCCGGCGGATGCCGAACGCTTCGTGAAGGAGGCGCAGGCCCGGGGCGCGCTGGACTGAGCCTGCAGGACGGGCCCGGAGCGGCGCGGCGTCTGCGCGCCGTTCCCGGGCTTGGGGCCGCCGAAGCCGAGAAGCTTCAGGCGGCGGGCGCCGCCGGCGTGCCGAGCGCCTTGCTCACGCGCACCAGCGAGAAGCGCCCGCCGTGAACGACATCGCCGTCGCGCACGTAACCCAGGCGCAGGTAGAAGTCCTCGGCTTCGGCCTTGCTGGTGATCACCGCCTCGCGGTAGCCAAGTTCGTGCGCCCAGTCCTCCAGCGCCAGGATCAGCCGGCTGCCGTGGCCCTGGCGCTGCTGCGTGCTGGCGACGGTGATGCGCTCGAACTTGGCTTGGCCGTCCAGGTGGCGCAGGCGCCCGGTGGCCAGCGGCCGGCCACCGTCGGTGATCAGCAGGTAGTCGACGCGGTCGCCTTCCTTCTCGTCGATCTCGCCGTCCAACGGGATGCCCAGGCTGAGCGCCACCTCGACGCGCAGGTAGTGCACCGCCGCCAGTTCCCAACGCTGCGTGACGCGCCGGATCTCCATGTCCTCGTCTCCTTCGGGATCAGTGCGCCGCGCCGTCGCGGCGGGCGGCCAGCAGGGTGTCGATCAGCTCGAACACCCGGCGGTTCTCGTGCTCCAGCCCCAGCGTCACGCGGATCCAGCTCGGCAGCCCGATCTCGCTGCCCGAGCGGATGACGATGCCCTGGCGCAGGAACTCCGTGGCCGCGGCGTCGCCGTCCTGGCCGAGGTCGATCATCACGAAGTTGGCGTGCGTCGGCACGTAGCCCAGCCCGCGCGAGGCGCAGAAGCCGGGGTAGGCGCGCGCCGCCTCGTGCACCGTGGCGACCGAGCGGCGCAGGAAGTCCTCGTCGCCCAGCGCCGCCAGCGCCGCCACCTGGGCCAGGCTGTTGACGTTGGGCGGGCTCTTCAGCTTGCCCAGTTCACGCACCGCCGGCGGCGAGGCGATCGCGTAGCCCACGCGCAGCCCGGCCAGGCCGAAGGCCTTGGAGAAGGTGCGCAGCACGATCAGGTTGGGATGTTCGTCGATCCAGTGCGCGCTGTCGGGCAGGTCCGCGGGCCGGGCGTATTCGGCATAGGCCTCGTCGAGCACGACGGCGACGTCGGCCGGCAGGCGTTCGAGCAGGCGGCGTATCGCGCCGGCGGCCACCAGGCTGCCCATCGGGTTGTGCGGGTTGCACAGCCACACCAGGCGCGTGGCCGGCGTCACCGCGGCGGCCACGGCGTCGAGGTCGATCGCGTGCGCGGCCAGCGGCACGGCGACGATGCGCGCGCCGGCGGCACGCGCCGAGATCGCGTACCAGCCAAAGGACGGCGTCGGGATCACGACCTCGTCGCCCTCGGCGACGAAGGCCTGGGTGATCAGGCCGAGCAGCTCGAAGATGCCGTTGCCGACGAGAAATCGGTCGGCAGCGACGCCGTGGCGGCGTGCCAGCGCCTGGCGCAGCGCGTCGCTGAAGGTGGGCGGGTAGCGGTGCAGCTGCGGCAGCGCGGCGGCCACCGCGGCGGCCACCGCCGGCGAGCTGCCCAGGCTGTTCTCGTTGAGCGCCAGGTTGAGCAGCGGTCGCGTCGTGTCGCGCAGCGCCGCCGGCGGGTCGAAGGCGCGCAGCTGCGCGAGCGTGGAGCGGAACTTCATCGTCGTGCGTCCCGGCCTCAGGCGGCCGTGCCCCAGCGCCACAGGTCCACCGTGCCGGCGCCGCCGGGGCCCGAGCTCACCGGCGAGCCGCCCAGCGCCTCGCGGCCGTGCGGCGCGAGCCATGGCGACAGCGGGTCGGCCGGCTGCTCCTCGCCTTCGGCGAAACCGCGCCGATAGCGCCCGTCGGGGCCTGGGCGCAGGCCGACGCCGACCTGCTCGCGCTCGTCGATGAAGCCCGGCGTGGCGAACAGGTCGCGGGCGTAGGCCCAGAGATGCGGGAAGTCGCTGATGCGCACCACCGGCCCCAGCTCGCGCGGGAAGCGCGGGCGGTAGTTGGTGTCGAACGAGGCCAGCGTGACGAACAGGCGCACGTCGGCGTCGGTGAGGCGCTCGCCGAACAGGTAGCGCCGCGACGCGAGGCGGAAGTCCAGGTCGGCCAGGCGAGCCTCGAACACGCGCTTGGCGGCTGCCGCGGCCTGCAGCGACTGCGCGAACAGCACCTTGTACGGGCCGTTGTTGACGTCGTCGAAGAGCTGCTGGTTGAGCAGGTCGATCGCCGGGCGCAGCGCCTCGGGGTAGAGATCGGGCGCGCCGGGGCGGTGCAGCGGCTTCCAGGCGGTCTCGAAGTCGATGCTCAGCGTGTGGTAATCGTTGCTGACGACGCGGCCGGTGTGCACGTCGGCCACCGTCGGCACGGTGCCGCGGCCTTGATAACCGGGCTCGGTGCGGCGGTACAACTCGTTCAGGCGCGGCACCTGGAACACGGCGTCGACGCCGCCGGGCTGGTCGCCGAACTCCCAGCCGTCGTCGCCGCGGTGCGAGGCGTAGCCGACCGAGATCGCGTTCTCCAGGCCGAGCAGGCGGCGCACGATGAGCTGGCGCCGCGACCAGCCGCAGCCCACCGAGACCAGCAGGCGGTAGCGCCCGGCAGCCACCGGCAGCTGGCCGGGGCCGCTGCCGAAGCGGGTGCGGAAACGGTTGGACTGGCGCACGAAGGCGCCGTCGGGGCTTTGTTCGACGGTCTTCTCGGGAAACACGGTGGCCACGGGGCTCTCCTCGGGATTGGGGGCCGCCGGCCGGGCCGGCGGCGGGCTGTGCGTCGCGGCGGCGCTCAGAAGCGGTAGGTGAGGTTGGCGCCGAAGGTGCGCGGGTCGCCGTAGGCAGTCGGGTAATGGCCGCCGCTGCCGTCGCTCAGGCCGCCCTGGTAAAGCATGGCCTGCACCTTGTAGCGCTTGTCGGCGACGTTGTTGACGTAGGCGCCGACGACCAGGCGCTCGTGGTCGAAGGCGTAGGACGCGTGCAGGCTGCCCAGCGAGTAGCCGGTCTGCAGCGCGTAGGGGTCGGTCTTGTCGGTGACGTTGAAGTTGACCTTGCTGGTGTAGGTCCAGTCGGCGCCCAGCGTCAGCAGGCCGCTGCCGACGGCCAGGCGGTAGTCGGCGCCGACCAGCGCGGTGGTCTGCGGCACGCGCGCGAAGTTGAAGCCGGCGTAGCTGCGGCCGTTGGCCACCAGCTCGTTGAAGCGTGTCTTCAAGCGGCTGAGGTTCAGGCGCAGCTTGAGGTCGCGCGTGGCGCGCCAGGCGGTCTCGAGCTCGACGCCGTCGACCTTGCCGCGGCCGGCGTTGGCCAGCGTCGGGTAGAAGACGCCGCCGTAGACCTGGTTGACCACCAGCTGCATGTCGCGGTAGTCGTAGTGGTAGGCGCTGGCGTTGAGCACCAGGCGCTTGTCCAGCCAGCTGCTCTTGTAGCCCAGCTCGTAGGACTTGAGCTTCTCCGGGCGCACCAGCGCGAACTGCGACACCGTCGCCAGCGCCGAGGCCGGGTTGATGTAGGTGTTGTAGTTGCCCGAGCGGAAGCCGCTGGCGTGGCGGAAGTACAGCAGCTGGTTGTCGTCGATCGTGTACTCGGGCGTCAGGTCGTAGCCCAGGTTGGACCAGGTGTTGGCGACGCGGCCGTTGGTGCTGAAGTAGGTCGCCAGCGGCGACTCCAGGTTCTGGGGCTGCCACCAGTGGCCGCTGAAGGCATAGGCGCTGGACGCTGCCGTC is a window encoding:
- a CDS encoding glutathione S-transferase C-terminal domain-containing protein produces the protein MATVFPEKTVEQSPDGAFVRQSNRFRTRFGSGPGQLPVAAGRYRLLVSVGCGWSRRQLIVRRLLGLENAISVGYASHRGDDGWEFGDQPGGVDAVFQVPRLNELYRRTEPGYQGRGTVPTVADVHTGRVVSNDYHTLSIDFETAWKPLHRPGAPDLYPEALRPAIDLLNQQLFDDVNNGPYKVLFAQSLQAAAAAKRVFEARLADLDFRLASRRYLFGERLTDADVRLFVTLASFDTNYRPRFPRELGPVVRISDFPHLWAYARDLFATPGFIDEREQVGVGLRPGPDGRYRRGFAEGEEQPADPLSPWLAPHGREALGGSPVSSGPGGAGTVDLWRWGTAA
- a CDS encoding amino acid ABC transporter ATP-binding protein, which translates into the protein MIRIEKVNKWYGRYRALVDVDEQVARGEVVVVCGPSGSGKSTLIRTLNRLEPIASGRILIDGQDVHRRGQDVNTLRSRIGFVFQQFNLFPHLTALQNCTLAPVKLLGRTPAEARDEALALLARVGVAHKAEAYPAQLSGGQQQRVAIARALAMRPPLMLFDEPTSALDPEMVGEVLAVMRGLARDGMTMVCVTHEMGFAREVADRVLFMNEGQVLERSRPEEFFSQPRHPRARKFIADLRAPNELRAVD
- the hisC gene encoding histidinol-phosphate transaminase, with the protein product MKFRSTLAQLRAFDPPAALRDTTRPLLNLALNENSLGSSPAVAAAVAAALPQLHRYPPTFSDALRQALARRHGVAADRFLVGNGIFELLGLITQAFVAEGDEVVIPTPSFGWYAISARAAGARIVAVPLAAHAIDLDAVAAAVTPATRLVWLCNPHNPMGSLVAAGAIRRLLERLPADVAVVLDEAYAEYARPADLPDSAHWIDEHPNLIVLRTFSKAFGLAGLRVGYAIASPPAVRELGKLKSPPNVNSLAQVAALAALGDEDFLRRSVATVHEAARAYPGFCASRGLGYVPTHANFVMIDLGQDGDAAATEFLRQGIVIRSGSEIGLPSWIRVTLGLEHENRRVFELIDTLLAARRDGAAH
- a CDS encoding alpha/beta hydrolase domain-containing protein, producing MSFASRRRPRLQNVAARISLAFAGLVLAAGADARVTRLELVSVQPAFEGRSFGSAGRYEHVVARAYYAVAPGDAKNAGIVDLDAAPRNAQGEVEFSADVEILRPREGARGNGRLLYDVPNRGGKLGLALFNDAPYTNSVAKAADAGNGHVFEQGYTVVWSAWQPDVQAGNGRLLLRLPVVPDSRGLSREEAIFDGTANPVTVDLTYPAANPDPSAARLSVRNNEADPRSAPADLRWRYLSPTRIEITRPEGFHLGAIYEFVYPARDSTVAGLGFAAVRDLVSYLREGGAAGNAPAAGQPIRRAYAFGFSQSGRFLRSFVHEGFNVDESERSVFDGVFVHAAGARGVILNQRFAQPGRYSREHEDHLYPADQFPFAWAETQDPVSGRRDGLLRSQGGLPKVVQTDTALEVWQGRASLLASDGAGQPVPIPADVRHYLLAGLPHFPVVGQASTISPVCQYPTNTVFPGATLRALLRDLDEWVAGVQAPPASRFPDAAKGQWRSPDEVPPALSAVPGFTWTGVINRLTAVDQSVVPPREGQPYAVRVPRVDDAGHEIDAIRLPIVEAPRATYLGWNTRRYGYGAPHLCGLAGSRLPLAATRAEREKSGDRRPSIEERYPTPADYLNRVRASAEKLVQQRLLLPADAERFVKEAQARGALD
- a CDS encoding GNAT family N-acetyltransferase, whose product is MEIRRVTQRWELAAVHYLRVEVALSLGIPLDGEIDEKEGDRVDYLLITDGGRPLATGRLRHLDGQAKFERITVASTQQRQGHGSRLILALEDWAHELGYREAVITSKAEAEDFYLRLGYVRDGDVVHGGRFSLVRVSKALGTPAAPAA
- a CDS encoding amino acid ABC transporter permease, which encodes MLDLIRDYWLYFLIGQYPQGPLGGLALTLALAALALVLALPLGVVLGVARVSPLRWLRWPVTALVHTVRGLPLLMVIFWAYFFLPAVTGHKTEQFGTMLAALVIFDAVYLAEVVRAGLQGVPHGQFEAARSLGFGYLGAMRLVVLPQALRAMLPSLVNQFVATIKETSLGYIIGLNEISFIAAQVNAQVFTRAAEVYGLLAATYFVLCFGLSRLAWALERRLARGRAPGRVTP